TGTTCCCCGAAACAACATCCGTTTGGCCCCGTCTAACTTCAGTGTTACCCCAGCTTTTTCCAAATATAATGTTTCAAGAATACGACCATTTTCCGCGTCTCTAATCTGAATGATAGAACGTTCATCATGTCTTGTTTCGTCAGAAAAAAGAATCGCAATTTTCTTGTCATTTCCAAACTTTTCCAAAGCATCTACTGCGAACTTTGTTGGAAATTTCCCTGTGAAAGAAACATACGATTTGCCGATACAATATTTCTTGACTTCCTTTCCGTCTAGCAGAGATACTGCAATTGTCATGTTGTAAACATGACACATGTCTAAAGGTTTATCctgaaaaccaaaaataaaagcAAGAGAAAAGTCCTTCTCAAGAACTTTCAACTTCATATTATCGTGATCAATAAGAACTAGCCGGTCATCGGGTAATATAACTATGGCACAGATAACACAAGGAAAAGTGTCGTATTGGCACCTAACAGTGTAAGAAACGAAATGACTGCCGACGCTTCTTTTCATAAAGCTAGGTGGGTGTGATTTCTGCTGTGTTTTTGGCGTACTCTGGACTTCTTGCTCTATAGCAAGGCTTGTTTGTTCTAACTGTTGTGGTACTTCATCAATGTGTTTTGTCACACTACTCTGGATGGAAGTATTgcctgtttttaattttgtcacgGCATTTGACACTTTCTCTGTTTCAAGTATTTCATCGCTTGAAAGACGATGCTCGCCCCTAGGGTCTGGTTGCTTAACTTGGTTATTATATATGACAGACACTTGTCCTACATCTGTTAGTGCTTTTAGATCCATACTGCAATCAAACCTAAGCAATGTTCGTTCTTTTCTATTTGTAGTTTCGAGTTTCTCTCTGAGAAGCTTTATTTTTCTTGATATCAGATCAGGTATAACGTTTACTTCCCTAGCATTCCCACATTTTAAAGTGACATCAAGTAACCTTTGAAATTCTTCCTCTTCTGTTTCTGCTTCACTATAATTTTGAAGATCTCCTTCCAAATCATTCAATTCTTTCGTCACAAGTTCATCCGTTTCTAATGCAAGCTGCTTTTTCCTTTTAGACAGTTGTTCATAAATAGCGTCAAAAAGTGTTTTTTGCTCTTTTTGTATCGCAGAAAGTTGTGCACGGAGactttctttattattttcagaTGCACTTTTGGAGGTAGATATGTATTCTTTAAGTTGCGATAGTGATTCTTTCACAATGTTACACCTGTCTTCATTTCCAGGGGAGGTTATCAGGGGGATTTCATTCACCTCGTTACATTTCCGATGACATTCTGCTAAACACGTtacacaaatatatttattatgatcTTCACATTTGTATGTAAGGTCTGTTCCGGGGTGATCGGAGCATGCCATTatgcttttcaaaattttaattgttttcaaatcCTTAGGGATTTCTTCCCCTTTCAGCAACTTGTGAGTCCTTAAAATCTTGTTCTTTCTGTGGTCGCTGGCACAGTTAATACATAAACGTTCAAAACAATCCATGCAAAAAGCTGTTGCCTCTACTTCAGCGTTTTCAAAAAGACACGGTTCACATTGAAAGTTTTCATTTCCAGTCTCTTCGTTGGACTTGTTGCTATGAATTCCCCCCACTGCACCTTCGTCAGCTGTTACATTAGTGAGTAATACACTATCTTTAtccatagttttatcattaagcCATACTTGTTCAGCATAAAGTATGATTCTATCGTTTATCGTGTAGTATTTACTTTTCCATTTTTTGAGgttatgttcagcatgatataCGGTCCTGGTACACCCGACATTATCCAACGTGTTTGTATATGTCGCCTGAAATGacaaataataaaatcataaacttgATATAGAGATAAACTTGCATGTATTCACCAGCTTAATCTCAATGTCAAGTACATGATATCAGTTTTCCTACGTGCACATAGAGGCCGCTGGAAGGGGACAAATGATTAAGTACAATATTTGTGTTTTAATcgttgaaaaacaaattaaaattagcAAGGAAAAAAACATAACAGCTCACCATGAGACGATCACAATATGTACAGTACAAAAACCACTTCTTTCATTTACAATTTACATTGCGTAAAGTGCAGGTAGAACCCTATACTGAGCTTTTTTAACAGATTAATAAAAGTGACATCACGTTATCAAAAGAAAATAGGTCAAACCGATGGCCAAATTCCCTAAATATATTGCTATAACACAAAATACTTCGCTAATTTTTAGAGTTGACgtgaaaaagaaatatgttacAGAGTTATtacaataaacaatatttgtttttggagAAAAgcaatatgtaatagttatagtatgtgtgagggtgtgttaccaggatatatcagagctaggggtacatcgagggtatttttctctgcacatatcgtcgaggccggtaggccgagagtgatatgtgcagagaaaaataccgagatgtacccctagctctgatatatcctggtaacacacgagcactacatattataactgttttatcgcatagtttatcattaaaatttatatattattttcatttaaatttgtttattattattttta
This Mercenaria mercenaria strain notata chromosome 17, MADL_Memer_1, whole genome shotgun sequence DNA region includes the following protein-coding sequences:
- the LOC123536873 gene encoding uncharacterized protein LOC123536873, producing MDKDSVLLTNVTADEGAVGGIHSNKSNEETGNENFQCEPCLFENAEVEATAFCMDCFERLCINCASDHRKNKILRTHKLLKGEEIPKDLKTIKILKSIMACSDHPGTDLTYKCEDHNKYICVTCLAECHRKCNEVNEIPLITSPGNEDRCNIVKESLSQLKEYISTSKSASENNKESLRAQLSAIQKEQKTLFDAIYEQLSKRKKQLALETDELVTKELNDLEGDLQNYSEAETEEEEFQRLLDVTLKCGNAREVNVIPDLISRKIKLLREKLETTNRKERTLLRFDCSMDLKALTDVGQVSVIYNNQVKQPDPRGEHRLSSDEILETEKVSNAVTKLKTGNTSIQSSVTKHIDEVPQQLEQTSLAIEQEVQSTPKTQQKSHPPSFMKRSVGSHFVSYTVRCQYDTFPCVICAIVILPDDRLVLIDHDNMKLKVLEKDFSLAFIFGFQDKPLDMCHVYNMTIAVSLLDGKEVKKYCIGKSYVSFTGKFPTKFAVDALEKFGNDKKIAILFSDETRHDERSIIQIRDAENGRILETLYLEKAGVTLKLDGAKRMLFRGTNKIFVSDPWKFHCFDIDKCVGCPAQQSVTNYVQESWFYKSRKGSVLKDITDLAVDEEGNIYVCGSKSSNIHQISAENYRVNRIIITNIKEPLSISVNSKKGYLVVACLNDSYVHVYHFG